One genomic segment of Salinigranum rubrum includes these proteins:
- a CDS encoding Ntn hydrolase family protein, protein MSTIVGLRCRDGVVVAGDRLQVRDGHVKSRDYEHVFDLSADEGDVGAAASGRNVGEFADELEHALRSYRLDRGAVGSEALERLASDVAAETGTEAIVATRDDDGRAALATVSADGAARADSPAVFGTGTSLALGVLEDRDVAEQSVSEAETAVREVFEAVSTRDPETGEAVDVWTLVDED, encoded by the coding sequence ATGAGCACCATCGTAGGGCTTCGGTGCCGGGACGGCGTCGTCGTCGCCGGCGACCGACTCCAGGTTCGAGACGGACACGTCAAGAGCCGCGACTACGAGCACGTCTTCGACCTCTCTGCCGACGAGGGCGACGTTGGCGCCGCCGCCAGCGGCAGGAACGTCGGCGAGTTCGCCGACGAACTCGAACACGCCCTCCGCTCGTATCGCCTCGACCGCGGAGCGGTCGGGTCCGAGGCGTTAGAGCGCCTCGCGAGCGACGTCGCCGCGGAGACGGGGACCGAGGCCATCGTCGCGACCCGTGACGACGACGGACGTGCGGCGCTTGCGACCGTCTCCGCGGACGGGGCGGCGCGCGCGGACTCCCCGGCCGTGTTCGGGACCGGCACCTCGCTCGCGCTGGGTGTACTCGAAGACCGGGACGTCGCCGAGCAGTCGGTCTCCGAGGCCGAGACGGCCGTCCGAGAGGTGTTCGAGGCCGTGTCGACCCGCGACCCCGAGACCGGCGAGGCGGTCGACGTCTGGACGCTCGTCGACGAGGATTAG
- a CDS encoding LOG family protein — MERICVYCGSRPGTDPAFVDAARAFGRLLAERDLGLVYGGGDVGLMGAVADSALAAGGEVIGVIPEALFEREVAHEGVTDLHVVDSMHTRKRRMADLADGFVALPGGFGTLEELVEMLTWAQLGFHTDPCGLLNVSGYYDGLVSFFDAQVDAGFVEPRHRELLVVTDDPTGLLDRFAAYESPVREQVVDDTEL; from the coding sequence ATGGAGCGTATCTGTGTCTACTGTGGCTCACGTCCGGGAACCGACCCCGCCTTCGTGGACGCCGCCAGGGCGTTCGGTCGACTGCTCGCCGAGCGCGACCTGGGTCTCGTCTACGGCGGCGGCGACGTCGGACTCATGGGGGCCGTCGCCGACAGCGCGCTCGCCGCCGGCGGCGAGGTGATCGGCGTCATCCCCGAGGCGCTGTTCGAGCGCGAAGTCGCCCACGAGGGGGTGACCGACCTCCACGTCGTCGACTCGATGCACACCCGGAAGCGCCGAATGGCGGACCTCGCCGACGGCTTCGTCGCCCTCCCCGGGGGGTTCGGCACCCTGGAAGAACTCGTCGAGATGCTCACCTGGGCCCAGTTGGGTTTTCACACCGACCCCTGCGGGTTGTTGAACGTCTCGGGCTACTACGACGGCCTCGTCTCCTTCTTCGACGCGCAGGTCGACGCCGGCTTCGTCGAACCGCGACACCGAGAACTGCTCGTCGTCACCGACGACCCGACCGGTCTGCTCGACCGCTTCGCGGCGTACGAGTCGCCCGTGCGCGAGCAGGTCGTCGACGACACGGAACTCTGA
- a CDS encoding FAD-dependent oxidoreductase, which translates to MTLSTIPGYDGTRVSERGDHAVVVGAGMAGLFAARVLADAFESVTVLDRDSLPDEPTARRGVPQGPHPHALLEAGRATMADLLPGCVEDVVAGGGVVTDFTRGVDFYNEGDFLAEGPVSMETVSATRPLFEHVVRRHVAAHDGVSLRTNCLCTEYCLDDAGTTVEGVVVRSNTGSEELPADLVVDASGRTSRTPAWLETHGYAPPSVDEVTIDVAYSTAFLDRPAGDTRTYLVPPSAPRTRGGMAAPVDGDRWIVNLSGVHGETPPTDREGFAGYAARLPVPELARLVDEHEWTTEGVHSYRFPSNRRHRYETLDRFPEGLLVVGDAVASFNPVYAQGMSVAALEALVLHHALASDSTNLPGRFFDRAASVVDIAWSLAVGADFGFPETRGQKPRGTAFFNWYLGRLLRHAHTDGRLTDAFVRVLTMERPPTSLLRPRIAWRVLRPTR; encoded by the coding sequence ATGACGCTGAGCACGATTCCGGGCTACGACGGCACCCGGGTGTCCGAGCGGGGCGACCACGCGGTGGTGGTGGGCGCGGGCATGGCCGGTCTGTTCGCGGCGCGCGTCCTCGCCGACGCGTTCGAGTCGGTCACCGTCCTCGACCGCGACAGTCTGCCCGACGAACCAACCGCGCGACGAGGCGTGCCGCAGGGGCCACACCCTCACGCCCTGCTGGAGGCCGGTCGGGCGACGATGGCGGACCTCCTGCCGGGCTGTGTCGAGGACGTGGTCGCCGGCGGCGGCGTGGTGACCGACTTCACGCGCGGCGTCGACTTCTACAACGAGGGCGACTTCCTCGCCGAGGGACCGGTGTCGATGGAGACCGTCTCGGCGACTCGGCCGCTGTTCGAACACGTCGTCCGACGGCACGTCGCCGCCCACGACGGCGTCTCCCTCCGGACGAACTGCCTCTGTACCGAGTACTGCCTCGACGACGCCGGGACGACCGTCGAGGGCGTCGTGGTTCGTTCGAACACCGGGTCCGAGGAGCTTCCGGCGGACCTGGTCGTCGACGCCAGCGGCCGGACGAGTCGGACCCCGGCCTGGCTGGAGACGCACGGCTACGCCCCGCCCTCGGTCGACGAGGTGACCATCGACGTGGCCTACAGCACGGCGTTCCTCGACCGGCCCGCCGGCGACACCCGGACGTACCTCGTCCCGCCCTCGGCCCCCCGTACCCGCGGTGGCATGGCCGCCCCTGTCGATGGGGACCGCTGGATCGTGAACCTCTCGGGCGTCCACGGCGAGACGCCGCCGACGGACCGCGAAGGGTTCGCCGGCTACGCGGCGCGCCTCCCGGTGCCCGAACTGGCCCGACTCGTCGACGAACACGAGTGGACCACCGAGGGGGTCCACTCCTACCGGTTCCCGTCGAACCGCCGCCACCGCTACGAGACCCTCGACCGGTTCCCGGAGGGCCTGCTTGTCGTTGGCGACGCGGTGGCGAGTTTCAATCCGGTGTACGCACAAGGCATGTCGGTCGCCGCGCTCGAAGCGCTGGTGCTCCACCACGCGCTGGCGTCCGACTCGACGAACCTCCCGGGTCGGTTCTTCGACCGGGCAGCGAGCGTCGTCGACATCGCGTGGTCGCTGGCGGTCGGAGCCGACTTCGGGTTTCCCGAGACACGGGGACAGAAGCCGCGCGGGACGGCCTTCTTCAACTGGTATCTGGGTCGACTGCTCCGCCACGCTCACACCGACGGCAGGCTGACCGACGCGTTCGTGCGCGTCCTCACGATGGAGCGTCCCCCGACATCGCTGTTGCGCCCGAGAATCGCGTGGCGTGTCCTCAGACCGACGCGGTGA
- a CDS encoding 50S ribosomal protein L39e translates to MGKKSKAKKKRLAKLERQNSRVPAWVMMKTDMEVQRNPKRRNWRRSDTDE, encoded by the coding sequence ATGGGTAAGAAATCGAAGGCCAAGAAGAAGCGGCTGGCCAAGCTCGAGCGGCAGAACAGCCGGGTGCCCGCGTGGGTCATGATGAAGACGGACATGGAGGTCCAGCGCAACCCCAAGCGACGCAACTGGCGCCGCAGCGACACGGACGAGTAA
- the pfdA gene encoding prefoldin subunit alpha: protein MGGGGNQQLQQLSQELQAIQGEIDELEAEIDDYQNEQDEIEEAVDAIETLETGSTVQVPLGGGAYVRAEIQDIDEIIVDLGANYAAEQEQEAAAEALNHKKEALDDRIDEVREEIDELEDESSELEQQAQQMQQQMQQQQMQQMQQMQQAEDDGDAE from the coding sequence ATGGGTGGCGGCGGCAACCAGCAGCTCCAGCAGCTCTCCCAGGAACTGCAGGCCATCCAGGGCGAGATCGACGAGCTCGAAGCCGAAATCGACGACTACCAGAACGAGCAGGACGAGATCGAAGAGGCCGTCGACGCAATCGAGACGCTCGAAACCGGCTCGACCGTGCAGGTCCCGCTCGGCGGCGGCGCGTACGTCCGCGCGGAGATCCAGGACATCGACGAGATCATCGTCGACCTCGGCGCCAACTACGCCGCGGAGCAGGAACAGGAAGCCGCCGCGGAGGCGCTGAACCACAAGAAGGAGGCCCTCGACGACCGCATCGACGAGGTCCGCGAGGAGATCGACGAGCTCGAAGACGAGAGCTCCGAGCTCGAACAGCAGGCCCAGCAGATGCAACAGCAGATGCAGCAACAGCAGATGCAGCAGATGCAGCAGATGCAGCAGGCCGAAGACGACGGCGACGCCGAGTAA
- a CDS encoding 50S ribosomal protein L31e, which yields MSSSDFEERVVTVPLRKVKAVPDHEQAGRAMTLVREHLAKHFNVDESDVRLDPSLNETVWARGQQNPPSKLRVRAARFVEDGEPIVEAEPAR from the coding sequence ATGAGCTCCAGTGACTTCGAAGAGCGTGTCGTCACCGTCCCGCTCCGCAAAGTGAAGGCCGTCCCGGACCACGAACAGGCCGGGCGAGCCATGACGCTCGTCCGCGAGCACCTCGCGAAGCACTTCAACGTCGACGAGAGCGACGTCCGTCTGGACCCGTCGCTCAACGAGACCGTCTGGGCTCGCGGCCAACAGAACCCGCCGAGCAAACTCCGGGTCCGCGCCGCACGGTTCGTCGAGGACGGCGAACCGATCGTCGAGGCCGAGCCCGCACGATAA
- the rpl18a gene encoding 50S ribosomal protein L18Ae: MSQFTVSGRFRTRHGLQEFTKSIDAPNESVAREHVLSQLGSEHNLKRTRIELGEVTAA; encoded by the coding sequence ATGAGCCAGTTTACGGTGAGCGGCCGCTTCCGGACCCGGCACGGGCTCCAAGAGTTCACGAAGAGTATCGATGCACCGAACGAGTCGGTCGCTCGCGAGCACGTCCTGTCGCAGCTCGGCAGCGAGCACAACCTCAAGCGCACCCGGATCGAACTCGGGGAGGTGACCGCCGCATGA
- the thpR gene encoding RNA 2',3'-cyclic phosphodiesterase, which translates to MRLFVAVDLPDELASSVVDAQRRFDDAPGLRLTDSTQAHVTLAFLGDVEEDRLAEVEGAVEAGVRDAAVGPFEATVGGFGVFPSLDYISVVWTGVRQGTGEMNRLHESIQAELLPLGFEPDDHAFTPHVTLARMDDARGKETVQRVVREEDPTIGSFRVEEVRLKRSDLTPDGPSYSTVERFPL; encoded by the coding sequence ATGCGCCTCTTCGTCGCCGTCGACCTCCCGGACGAACTCGCCTCCTCGGTCGTCGACGCCCAACGGCGGTTCGACGACGCGCCCGGTCTCCGACTCACCGACTCCACCCAGGCGCACGTCACGCTCGCGTTCCTCGGAGACGTCGAGGAGGACCGCCTCGCCGAGGTCGAAGGAGCCGTCGAAGCCGGCGTGCGCGACGCCGCCGTCGGCCCGTTCGAGGCGACCGTCGGGGGGTTCGGCGTCTTCCCCTCGCTCGACTACATCAGCGTCGTCTGGACCGGCGTCCGGCAGGGCACGGGCGAGATGAACCGCCTCCACGAGTCGATCCAGGCCGAACTCCTCCCCCTCGGGTTCGAGCCTGACGACCACGCGTTCACCCCGCACGTCACCCTCGCTCGAATGGACGACGCTCGGGGGAAGGAGACCGTCCAGCGGGTCGTCCGCGAGGAGGACCCGACCATCGGGAGCTTCCGGGTGGAAGAGGTCCGACTGAAACGGTCGGACCTGACGCCCGACGGGCCGTCGTACTCGACCGTCGAGCGGTTCCCGCTCTGA
- a CDS encoding SDR family oxidoreductase, with protein sequence MSHTVFVTGVAGTTGRELVRLLAAADVDVRAGVHTPSKADFPESVDVRGIDFEDSESLRDAFDGVSKLYLLTPFVPHDTELVRAAVDAAVESGSTTSSVTRRSVPPRPSSSRRSGIARARS encoded by the coding sequence ATGTCACACACCGTCTTCGTCACCGGTGTGGCCGGCACGACCGGCCGCGAACTCGTCCGCCTGCTCGCGGCGGCGGACGTCGATGTCCGCGCGGGCGTCCACACCCCCTCGAAGGCCGACTTCCCCGAGAGCGTGGACGTCCGCGGCATCGACTTCGAGGACTCGGAGTCGCTCCGCGACGCGTTCGACGGCGTCTCGAAGCTCTACCTCCTCACGCCGTTCGTCCCGCACGACACCGAACTCGTTCGGGCGGCGGTCGACGCCGCCGTCGAGAGCGGGTCGACCACGTCGTCCGTCACTCGGCGCTCGGTGCCGCCGAGGCCGAGTTCCTCCCGGCGAAGTGGCATCGCGCGAGCGCGGTCCTGA
- a CDS encoding translation initiation factor IF-6: protein MLRVSFAGSSYIGVFACATDDCLLVRPDADADLVSALGEELDVPTLGTTVGGSATVGALATGNENGVLVTSRSTEREREAIVEAADLPVYELPGRINAAGNVVLANDYGAYVHPELSDDAVAVVREALDVPVERGDLADVRTVGTAAVANNRGVLCHPKSREPELEALEELLDVRADIGTVNYGAPLVGSGLVANETGYVVGEDTTGPELGRIEDALDYID from the coding sequence GTGCTCCGCGTCTCCTTCGCCGGCTCGTCGTATATCGGTGTCTTCGCGTGCGCGACGGACGACTGTCTGCTCGTCCGACCGGACGCCGACGCCGACCTCGTCAGCGCGCTCGGCGAGGAACTCGACGTTCCCACGCTGGGGACGACCGTCGGCGGCTCCGCGACCGTCGGCGCGCTCGCGACCGGCAACGAGAACGGAGTCCTCGTCACGAGCCGGTCGACGGAGCGCGAGCGCGAAGCCATCGTCGAGGCCGCCGACCTCCCGGTGTACGAACTGCCCGGTCGCATCAACGCCGCCGGCAACGTCGTGCTCGCGAACGACTACGGCGCGTACGTTCACCCGGAGCTCTCCGACGACGCCGTCGCCGTCGTCCGAGAGGCGCTCGACGTGCCGGTCGAACGCGGCGACCTCGCGGACGTCCGCACCGTGGGAACGGCCGCCGTCGCGAACAACCGCGGCGTGCTCTGTCACCCCAAGTCGCGAGAGCCGGAACTCGAAGCGCTCGAGGAACTGCTCGACGTCCGCGCCGACATCGGCACGGTAAACTACGGCGCGCCGCTGGTGGGGTCGGGTCTCGTCGCCAACGAGACGGGCTACGTCGTCGGCGAGGACACCACCGGCCCCGAACTCGGTCGAATCGAGGACGCCCTCGACTACATCGACTGA
- a CDS encoding signal recognition particle protein Srp54, with amino-acid sequence MVLDNLGSSLRGSLDKLQGKSRLDKDDVQEIVKEIQRSLLSADVDVSLVMDLSDSIKTRALEEDPPAGTSARDHVLKIVYEELVGLIGDSTEIPLEPQTIMLAGLQGSGKTTTAAKMAWWFSKKGLRPAVIQTDTFRPGAYDQAKQMCERAEVDFYGDPDADDPVQIAEEGLEATEDADVHIVDTAGRHALEADLIDEIEEIESVVQPDLNLLVLDAAIGQGAKEQAQEFDGSIGIGGVVITKLDGTAKGGGALTAVNETDSSIAFLGTGETVQDIERFEPNGFISRLLGMGDLKQLSERVERAMAETQAEDDDWDPEDIMKGSFTLKDMKKQMEAMNKMGPLDQVLDMIPGLGGGLKDQLPEDAMDVTQDRMRKFEVIMDSMTDAEMENPRSVGAQQVRRIARGSGTDEETVRELLQQHKMMERTLKQFQGMGDGDMQRMMKKLQNQGGGGMGGMGGMGGGPFGD; translated from the coding sequence ATGGTACTCGACAACCTCGGGAGTTCGCTCAGGGGCTCGCTCGACAAGCTCCAGGGGAAGTCCCGACTCGACAAGGACGACGTTCAGGAGATCGTCAAGGAGATCCAGCGCTCCCTGCTCTCCGCCGACGTCGACGTGAGCCTCGTGATGGACCTCTCCGACTCCATCAAGACGCGCGCGCTGGAGGAGGACCCCCCGGCGGGAACGAGCGCCCGCGACCACGTCCTGAAAATCGTCTACGAGGAACTCGTGGGTCTGATCGGCGACTCCACCGAGATTCCTCTCGAACCGCAGACCATCATGCTCGCCGGCCTCCAGGGGTCGGGCAAGACCACCACCGCCGCGAAGATGGCGTGGTGGTTCTCGAAGAAAGGGCTCCGTCCCGCCGTCATCCAGACGGACACGTTCCGGCCCGGCGCGTACGACCAGGCCAAGCAGATGTGCGAGCGCGCGGAGGTCGATTTTTACGGAGACCCCGACGCCGACGACCCCGTACAGATCGCCGAGGAGGGCCTCGAAGCCACGGAGGACGCCGACGTCCACATCGTCGACACCGCCGGCCGCCACGCGCTGGAGGCCGACCTCATCGACGAAATCGAAGAAATCGAGTCGGTAGTTCAGCCTGACCTGAACCTCCTCGTCCTCGACGCCGCCATCGGACAGGGCGCGAAGGAACAGGCCCAGGAGTTCGACGGCTCCATCGGCATCGGCGGCGTCGTCATCACGAAACTCGACGGGACGGCGAAGGGCGGCGGTGCCCTGACGGCTGTCAACGAGACCGACTCCTCCATCGCCTTCTTGGGCACGGGCGAGACGGTCCAGGACATCGAGCGGTTCGAGCCGAACGGCTTCATCTCCCGCCTCCTGGGGATGGGCGACCTCAAACAGCTCTCCGAGCGCGTCGAGCGCGCGATGGCCGAGACACAGGCCGAGGACGACGACTGGGACCCCGAGGACATCATGAAGGGGTCGTTCACCCTCAAGGACATGAAAAAGCAGATGGAGGCGATGAACAAGATGGGGCCGCTCGACCAGGTGCTCGACATGATTCCGGGCCTCGGCGGCGGGCTGAAGGACCAGCTCCCGGAGGACGCGATGGACGTCACCCAGGACCGCATGCGAAAGTTCGAGGTCATCATGGACTCGATGACCGACGCCGAGATGGAGAACCCCCGGTCGGTCGGCGCTCAGCAGGTCCGCCGCATCGCCCGCGGCTCCGGCACCGACGAGGAGACGGTGCGCGAACTGCTCCAGCAGCACAAGATGATGGAACGAACCCTCAAGCAGTTCCAGGGCATGGGCGACGGCGATATGCAGCGGATGATGAAGAAGCTCCAGAACCAGGGCGGCGGCGGCATGGGTGGCATGGGCGGCATGGGTGGGGGCCCGTTCGGCGACTGA
- the ftsY gene encoding signal recognition particle-docking protein FtsY, which translates to MFDGLKEKLNSFRKDVEETAEEKADAEVEADAEAETAPDDAVAADAEATAAVDTDDTVDTEDEDETTSADASSTDAASTDGTVESEAARDVSADADAATSPDQADAADTERTTTEAATDAVDDADAEVAPESEAEDVPEDVDLSDSATDETLAAEGVESAVEDAAGGREAKSASTFQRAKAFATGRIIIEEEDLEEPLWQLEMALLESDVEMNVAEAILDTIREKMIGESRKQVDTTAELVSEALSEALLEVISVGQFDFDSRIQEADKPVTIIFTGVNGVGKTTSIAKLARYFEDRGISTVMANGDTYRAGANEQIQRHADNLGKKIITHEQGGDPAAVIYDAVEYAEAHDIDVVLGDTAGRLHTSNDLMSQLEKIDRVVDPDMTLFVDEAVAGQDAVQRAKKFNEAAEIDGAILTKADADSQGGAAISIAYVTGKPILFLGVGQGYDDLTRFEPEELVESLLAADE; encoded by the coding sequence ATGTTCGACGGGCTGAAGGAGAAGCTCAACAGCTTCCGCAAGGACGTCGAGGAGACGGCCGAGGAGAAAGCCGACGCCGAAGTCGAGGCCGACGCTGAGGCCGAGACCGCACCCGACGACGCGGTCGCGGCCGACGCCGAAGCCACGGCCGCCGTCGACACCGACGACACGGTCGACACCGAGGACGAGGACGAGACGACGTCCGCCGACGCCTCCTCGACTGACGCCGCGTCCACCGACGGGACGGTCGAGTCGGAAGCCGCGCGCGACGTGTCCGCCGACGCCGACGCGGCCACGTCTCCCGACCAGGCCGACGCGGCCGACACCGAGCGGACCACGACCGAGGCAGCGACGGACGCCGTCGACGACGCCGACGCCGAGGTCGCTCCCGAGAGCGAGGCCGAGGACGTCCCGGAGGACGTCGACCTCTCGGACTCTGCCACGGACGAGACGCTCGCGGCCGAGGGTGTCGAATCGGCCGTCGAGGACGCCGCCGGCGGCAGGGAGGCCAAGAGCGCCAGCACCTTCCAGCGCGCCAAGGCGTTCGCTACGGGCCGTATCATCATCGAGGAGGAGGACCTCGAAGAGCCGCTCTGGCAACTGGAGATGGCGCTCCTCGAGTCCGACGTCGAGATGAACGTCGCGGAGGCCATCCTCGACACCATCCGCGAGAAGATGATCGGCGAGTCGCGCAAGCAGGTCGACACCACGGCCGAACTCGTCTCCGAGGCGCTCTCCGAGGCGCTGCTGGAGGTCATCTCGGTCGGCCAGTTCGACTTCGACTCTCGAATCCAGGAGGCGGACAAGCCCGTCACCATCATCTTCACCGGCGTCAACGGCGTCGGCAAGACCACCTCGATAGCCAAATTAGCCCGATACTTCGAAGATCGAGGCATCTCGACCGTCATGGCGAACGGCGACACCTACCGCGCGGGCGCCAACGAGCAGATACAGCGCCACGCCGACAACCTCGGGAAGAAGATCATCACCCACGAACAGGGCGGTGACCCGGCGGCGGTCATCTACGACGCCGTCGAGTACGCCGAGGCGCACGACATCGACGTCGTCCTCGGGGACACGGCCGGGCGGCTCCACACCTCGAACGACCTGATGTCCCAACTGGAGAAGATCGACCGCGTCGTCGACCCCGACATGACGCTGTTCGTCGACGAGGCCGTCGCCGGGCAGGACGCCGTCCAGCGGGCGAAGAAGTTCAACGAGGCGGCCGAAATCGACGGCGCCATCCTCACGAAAGCCGACGCCGATTCACAGGGCGGGGCGGCCATCTCCATCGCCTACGTCACCGGGAAGCCCATCCTCTTCTTGGGGGTGGGCCAGGGGTACGACGACCTCACCCGGTTCGAGCCAGAGGAACTCGTCGAGAGCCTCCTGGCCGCCGACGAGTGA
- a CDS encoding LysE family translocator yields the protein MLPVGSLLGFESTLLVAYLAAAVALILAPGPDTMYVLARGLQGPDAGVRSALGVATGVLGHTLAAALGVSALLKTAPTAFTLLKYAGAVYLIYLAAQALRTDEFDPTTESHEGGSFRRGVLVNALNPKVALFFLAFLPGFAGSGPGAPTRMAFLGALYAGVTAVYLSSVALASNRAGQLLARSRLSRGLQYVASAVMVVLAGTLVV from the coding sequence ATGCTCCCGGTCGGGTCCCTCCTCGGTTTCGAGTCCACCCTCCTCGTCGCGTACCTCGCGGCGGCGGTGGCGCTCATTCTCGCACCCGGCCCGGACACCATGTACGTCCTCGCCCGCGGCCTCCAGGGACCCGACGCCGGCGTTCGCTCGGCGCTCGGCGTCGCGACCGGCGTCCTCGGACACACGCTCGCGGCCGCACTCGGTGTCTCGGCGCTCCTGAAGACCGCGCCGACCGCGTTCACCCTCCTGAAGTACGCGGGTGCCGTGTACCTGATCTACCTCGCGGCGCAGGCACTCCGCACCGACGAGTTCGACCCGACGACCGAGAGTCACGAGGGCGGGAGCTTCCGGCGCGGCGTGCTCGTGAACGCGCTCAACCCGAAGGTGGCGCTGTTCTTCCTCGCGTTCCTGCCGGGGTTCGCCGGGTCCGGTCCCGGCGCCCCCACACGAATGGCGTTCCTCGGGGCGCTCTACGCCGGTGTCACCGCAGTCTACCTGTCGAGCGTGGCGCTCGCGTCGAACCGGGCCGGGCAGTTGCTCGCCCGGAGTCGGCTCTCACGAGGCCTGCAGTACGTCGCCAGCGCCGTGATGGTCGTGCTCGCGGGGACGCTCGTCGTCTAA
- a CDS encoding tetratricopeptide repeat protein, protein MTDDGDPPKRHRFSEGQGVDADYDQFTLDPPELKVDPTKVDPVDSRVLSDILDRRNIDRDDVEVGDLIEVGLSYMGINRFEEATETFERAARFAEEDSLDAQEAWVNKGVAHAELEEYDEAIGAYQEALRIDDDSEHAASAETNLAYALWEYGHTEQALEHAERAVEIDPRFPQAWYNRGFFLSERGLFEDAVNAFDNAIRLGMRSAEVLEEKALALEELGESEEAERVQERADELREKREERLVEDNK, encoded by the coding sequence ATGACAGACGACGGCGACCCACCGAAGAGACACCGATTCTCGGAGGGACAGGGGGTCGACGCCGACTACGACCAGTTCACCCTCGACCCTCCCGAACTCAAGGTCGACCCGACGAAGGTCGACCCGGTCGACTCCCGCGTCCTCTCCGATATCCTCGACCGTCGAAACATCGACCGCGACGACGTCGAGGTCGGCGACCTCATCGAGGTCGGCCTCTCCTACATGGGGATCAACCGCTTCGAGGAGGCGACCGAGACGTTCGAACGGGCCGCCCGCTTCGCCGAGGAGGACTCGCTCGACGCCCAGGAAGCGTGGGTGAACAAGGGCGTCGCGCACGCCGAATTAGAGGAGTACGACGAGGCCATCGGCGCCTACCAGGAAGCCCTGCGGATCGACGACGACTCCGAGCACGCCGCCTCCGCCGAGACGAATCTGGCGTACGCGCTCTGGGAGTACGGCCACACGGAGCAGGCGCTCGAACACGCCGAGCGCGCGGTCGAAATCGACCCGCGCTTCCCGCAGGCGTGGTACAACCGCGGCTTCTTCCTCTCCGAGCGCGGCCTCTTCGAGGACGCCGTCAACGCATTCGACAACGCCATCCGCCTGGGAATGCGAAGCGCGGAGGTGCTGGAGGAGAAGGCGCTCGCCCTGGAAGAACTCGGCGAGAGCGAGGAGGCCGAACGGGTGCAAGAACGCGCCGACGAACTGCGTGAGAAGCGCGAGGAGCGCCTCGTCGAGGACAACAAGTGA
- a CDS encoding DUF424 domain-containing protein produces MLLRERDTPEGLLVSVCDADCLGETYEEGPVSIDVTEDFYGGDEAERATEEAVVDSLMRATTANIVGEKSVRVAIDAGIVDEERVLEIEGTLHAQLLWLR; encoded by the coding sequence ATGCTGCTCCGCGAGCGCGACACGCCCGAGGGTCTGTTGGTGTCGGTCTGTGACGCCGACTGCCTCGGCGAGACGTACGAGGAAGGCCCCGTCTCCATCGACGTCACGGAGGACTTCTACGGCGGTGACGAGGCCGAACGGGCGACCGAGGAGGCGGTCGTCGACAGTCTCATGCGAGCGACGACGGCCAACATCGTCGGTGAGAAATCGGTGAGAGTCGCCATCGACGCCGGTATCGTCGACGAGGAGCGCGTCCTCGAAATCGAGGGGACGCTCCACGCGCAACTGCTCTGGCTGCGGTGA